A genomic stretch from Gossypium hirsutum isolate 1008001.06 unplaced genomic scaffold, Gossypium_hirsutum_v2.1 scaffold_29, whole genome shotgun sequence includes:
- the LOC121226126 gene encoding uncharacterized protein: MIGRADIEGSKSNVAMNAWLPQASYPCGSIGHAFTVRIRTGNQNQTSFYPFVPHEVSVLVELILGHLRYLLTDVPPQPNSPPDNVFRPDRPAEADLGSKKRDDEAFGYLKRVIVTPAVYPRLVEFLHFDIQSTRQKSHCVSIRRDHRNALF, translated from the exons atgataggaagagccgacatcgaaggatcaaaaagcaacgtcgctatgaatgcttggctgccacaagccagttatccctgtg gatcgataggccacgctttcacggttcgtattcgtactggaaatcagaatcaaacgagcttttacccttttgttccaCACGAGGTTTCTGTTCTCGTTGAGCTCATCTTAGGACACTTGCGTTATCTTTTAACAGATGTGCCACCCCAGCCAAACTCCCCACCTGACAATGTCTTCCGCCCAGATCGGCCGGCCGAAGCCGACCTTGGGTCCAAAAAGAGGG ATGACGAGGCATTTGGctaccttaagagagtcatagttactcccgccgtttacccgcgcttggttgaatttcttcactttgacattcagagcactcggcagaaatcacattgcgtgagcatccgcagggaccatcgcaatgctttattttaa